In Leptospirillum ferriphilum, the genomic window ACTGATTCGGAAAATTTCCCGGCCTCAATCCTAAGACACCTGATTCTGGCAGTTTCATCCGCATCAGGAGGGTTTTCATTCATGAGAGCTCTGATCGAAATGATTGCACGATCCCTGGTAGATTCCCCCGAACAGGTCGTTGTAAATGAAACTGATGCGGAAAGAATTGTCGTGATAGAATTAAAAGTTGCTCCCGCCGACTTGGGAAAAGTGATAGGGCGAGGAGGAAAAACGGCGTCAGCAATGCGGGTGCTTTTAAACGCGGCAGGAACCCGTGTAGGGAAACGCTATGTTCTGGAAATTCTGGAGTAGTTGGAGCAACAGACATTGGATGATTTGACCAATCTTACTCTTGTCGGACAGATTGGCCGTCCTCATGGGGTAAAAGGTTTTTTTTTGTCCGGAACACATCCTCGCTTTTACTGGAGATTCTTGAGGAGGGACTGAAAAGTATTTATTGCGGGCCTTCGGAAGATCGTCTAGAAATTTTTTCAGTAGAAGAGTATAGACAGCATGGTGATGGGGCTCTTCTTTTAAAAATGGAAAAACTGGATTCTCCGGAAGCGGTAAAAACAAGGTCTCGATGGGGCCTTTATTGTTCTATGGGAGAAATATCCCCTGCCAGTGAAGGGGATATTTTTTGGGCCTCCGAATTGCTTGGCATGTCTGTTTATGATGTGGATTCCGGCAACATGGTCGGTCATATTGTTTCCTGTTATGAAAGACCAGGGCAAGATTTGATCGGCATTGACTTTCGGGGGACAGAAATCCTTTGCCCTTTGGTAGATCCGCTTGTTCCGAAGATTGACCGGAAAAGGCGAGAGGTTTTTGTTCAATGGACAGTTGTCGGACCTTTGTCGTCATAACCCTCTTTCCGGAACCGGTCTTGGGAGTGTTAAACTCAAGCATTCTCAAAAAGGCTCAGGACAAAGGCCTTGTCCGCTTCATAGTCTTAAACCTTCGGGACTTTGGAAACGGACGTTATCGATCAACGGACGATTATCCATATGGCGGCGGGGGAGGAATGATTCTTCGGCCCGAACCAGTTTTTCGGGCCCTTCAGTTTGCACAGACGCTATTGGGAGTCCCTCCTGAAGGTACCCAGAAGCAGGTTCCTCTCCCCCTGAGGATTGTTTACCCGACTCCGCAGGGACAGGTTTTTCATCAGAAGGATGCATGGGCCTGGTCTCTTGATCCACGTCCGATTCTTTTTCTGGCAGGGCACTATGAAGGGATCGACGAACGCATTCTTCAGGGAAACCCGATCGAAGAGTGGTCCGCTGGAGATTACGTCTTGACTGGTGGAGAACTGCCGGCTTTGTCAATGATTGATGCAGTTGTACGGTTGTTGCCAGGAGTCTTGTCTGATCCCCAGGCGCCCCAGAAGGAAACTTTTTCGGGCGAGATGTTTGATTATCCTCAGTACACAAGACCCCCTGTGTTTGAAGGGATGGAAGTTCCCGAAGTACTGCTTTCCGGAGATCATGCCCGGATTGTCCAATTCCGTCGGGAAAAAGCTCGGGAAAAAACGTTAAGAGTGCGTCCGGAGCTGTTGGAGTAGAATGTCCGGTTATTTGAAAACGAAATCCGGGAAAATTATACAATGAGGAAGGAAAGGGGAAAAAAATGAACGTTCTGGATCAGGTCGAACAATTGTATTTCAAGGAAAATCCCATCGATGTGAAGATTGGAGAAACCGTAAAGGTTCATCTCAAAATCGTGGAAGGGGAGAAAGAACGCGTTCAGGTTTTTGAAGGGGTCGTGATTGCCCTGAGAGGTGGAGGAACGAGGGCGATGATGACTGTTCGGAAAATTTCCTTTGGGGTTGGCGTTGAGAGGATGTTTCCACTGCATTCTCCCCAGATTGTCAAGGTTGACAGGGTCCGCACCGGAAAGGTCCGAAGAGCCAAACTTTATTATTTGAGAACGAAAAAAGGCAAGGCAGCCAGACTTCAGGAAGTGGAAGGCAAGAGAGACGCTTGATGCAAGCACGTGCATGACTTTTCCTCAGGCGGATCTCGAGCGAGAATTTTATAAAAAAGGTTTTCTTCGCGTCGCTGGCGTGGATGAGGTGGGACGAGGGGCATTGGCTGGTCCAGTCGTGGCTGCGGCTGTTATTCTTCCAATGCCCTTGGAGTTTTTTGAGAATATTGGAATTCGTGATTCAAAACTCCTTTCTCCTTCAAAAAGGGTGGCATTAAGTGATAGGCTCCGCTCTCTTCTTTTTTCCTGGTCTGTAGGAGAATCAACAGTTTCAGAGATCAATGCGCTAAACATTCGTCGAGCAACCCTCCTTGCCATGAAAAGGGCAGTGGAAGGATTACCGGAGTTTCCCGATATTCTCCTTGTGGATGGGCGGGAAATCGTGCCTGATCTTGTATGCAAACAGGAATCGTTTACCGGTGGGGACAGGAGGATTCTTTCTATTGCAGCCGCTTCAATCATCGCAAAAGTATACAGAGACAACATGATGTCCGAACTGGACAACGCTTATGCCGGGTATGGTCTTGCGGAAAACAAAGGATATGGGACGGCCCAACACAGGGACGGGCTTCTTCTTCGAGGAGTTTCTTCCATTCATCGGGCTGTATTTTGTAAGACTTTTTTGGAACCTTTCCGTAAAAAATCGATTTTTCAGACGGAAGCTTCTCTATTATCCTCAAATTCTGACCCCTTGGCATAGAAACTTTTTATGTCCCTCCTGACGCGTTCAGCTTTTCTCCTCTTTATTCTGGTATCGTCGATACCTTTTGCTTTTTTTCTTTGGGTTTCCTCTCTTTTTTTTGTGACAAAAATCCAGACGGAAAAACTCTATCCGGCGATTCACATGATTGTTGTTTTGAAGCATGCGACCAATAACAAGGATATGAATACTCTTCTGGACAGGATTTCAGAGATAACGGGAGAAAAATCTGTCCGGCTGATTTCCACCCAGGAGATCGCAGGTTTTCTTCCTGCCTTAAAAGATGGAGAGTCTGTCCGGATTCCTTCCCGGTTCCAACATATTTTGTCTGTGCGAATCTCTTATGGGTACAACCCGCAAGGCCAACGGACGTATCTTATCCCTCAGATCAATTCACTGAAGGATTTTTTGGAAAAGGATCCTCATGTTTTGATGATTGAGCTGAATGAGGCCTGGGCATCCCGTCTCGACTTCTTGAATAGAGTTATGGACAAGGTCAAAGACGTTGGCCTGATTCTTTTACTTCTGACAATCTTTGCGATTTTTATTTATTGGATTCAGATTTTTCGTCTCAAGTGGTCACGAAAAAGTTTGAAGGAAGAAACTGCTCCCAGCCAAGGATTTTCAGAACGCAAACGAATGTGGGACTCGACCCCCATACTGGAAGAGCCGGAAAGTGAGTTACTCGGGGAGCACCCATTTCCTCTTCTTTGGGGTGGGGCCATTGCTGGTTTTTTTTCCGGGTTGATCGCTCTTCTTTCTCTTATGGTTCTCCATCCTGTTCTTTATCCAGACGGCCTTGATCCTTTTTATAATCCTGGAATTCATGGGAAAACAGTTGATCTCAACTGGTTTCTTTTTCCTGTCATGACAGGAGCATTCGGGTGGCTCTCCTCCGTTCTTTCACGTATCTGATTCTGATCTCCCTGGGAATGATTTTTTTCATTCCTCTCTCCCCTCATGTCTCCCTTTATGCGGAACCCGCTCCGAATGGAAAGAAAAAATTGAGTCGTGAGATTGCTGAACATAAAAAAGAATACGAAAAACTGAAGAAAGAACTGATTCAAAACAAGAAACTCGAAAAGAAATATCTGAACAAGAGAGACGATTTGAAGTTCAGGATGCTTGAACTCCGCATGGATCAAGAAAAGATCCATATGCAAATCGAGCAGAACCACATGAACGAGATTCGTTTTTCCAGGCGATTATCCCGGCTTGATCGCGCGATCCGGTCCGAAAAAACATCTCTGCGATCTCATCAGGTGCTTGAAGGTGTACAGGAAGTCCTGGTCTTAAAGAATGCTGTCACAGCCTACCTTGTCCGTAAAGACCAAACACCTGAATCATCGATTGATATGCTGGGGGTCTGGGTTTCGGATACATCCCTTCAGCAAATGCAAAAAAAAATTTCCCGCGACAAAGTTCTTGAGGCGTCAACTTCAATCAAAATGGACGAGCTTTATCGTAAAAGAGACAGAATATTGCGGATGGAAGACCGGCGCAAACGGGAAGAAAAAGACGAAATGAAGCAGATGGACCGGATCCAGAGACAAATCGCAGCCTTGAAAGAACGGGCGTCCGGTCTTGAAAAAAACAATGAACTCATATTGTCCAAAACCCAGAAGCTTCTGAAATTGATTCACCACCTTCGCTTGGTGGAGTTAAGAAATCGACATAGGCACCTTCATCACTTTTCTCCGGTCAGACTCAAAATCAGGGGGCTTTTGTGGCCAGTGAACGGGAAAATTATTGAGTCTTTTGGTCGATACCACGACGGGGTGGATATTGCAGCTTCATCCGGAAGTCCGGTGAAAAGTGCCGAAACTGGACGCATCCTCTTTGCCCGACATTATTCCGGATACGGGAAGCTTGTTATCGTCAATCATGGTCATCATGTCTATTCTCTTTATGGACATATGAAAACTATCCGGGTAAGAGAGGGGCAGATTGTTCGAAAGGGTGAACTCCTTGGGACGGCGGGAGGAGGAGGGACCAATGGACATTCCACCATTTTCTTTGGGTTGACACATTATGGAAATCCCGTGAACCCTCTCCCTTATCTGGGACAAAAAAGCCATTGAGTTTTTAATCCTTCAGGATTGGTCATTCTTGCGGAAAAGGAAGGGACGGGTGTGACGCTGCAGAACGTTCTTGGCTTTGGATGAGTTCCCGTTAAATCCTTGGAAATTTCTTGCTCATCGAACTTTGTCATGCTAATCTTTGGCTTAATAAGTTTTTCTTTCGTTGCAACGGGTGATTCTGTCTGGGGCAGAAGGGCAGTGAGGGATATTTTTCCCGAGCGGGAAGGGGCATGTGCTTGATATGTGGAAGACAATAATGAAAACAGGAAACGTCTTGTTGATTCTTGCAATTGGCATTCTTGTCGGGGGTGTTGGTCATGCGGTGTTTGCCGATGGAGGAACCGATCGCTCTCTGAAGGTTTTTTCGATGGTGTATGCATTAATCCAGAAAGATTATGTAGACCCCCTTTCTCCCAAGCCGGTTCTCACTGGAGCAATCAAGGGAATGGTTGCCTCTCTGGATCCCCACTCAGAATACATGACTCCTCAGGAATACCATGAACTTGAAATAGATACCAAAGGAAAATTTGGTGGGGTCGGAATTAAAATTACGACGAACGGCAAAAATATTCTCGTTCAGTCTCCAATTCCGGGGTCTCCGGCCGACAGGGCCGGGATCAAGGCAGGGGATGAGATCATCAGTGTTGACGGAAAGAGTACATCAACGCTTGGGCTGGAGAACGCTGTCCATATGATGCGGGGAAGGGCAGGCACCTCTGTGGACCTGACCATCCGAAGAAAAGGGGCATTTCAGAAAAAAGATTTTGTTCTCGTCCGGGAAGTGATCCGGATTCATACCGTCCATGAACGCATGTTGACATCCAAGATTGGGTATATTCATGTTCAGGAGTTTTCGGAGGACACGGCAAAAGAAATGAAAGAGGCGATTGCCGGATTACTCTCGAAAGGGATGAAAGGTTTGGTCATTGACCTTCGCAACAATCCTGGAGGTCTTTTAAACGATGCTGTAGATGCTTCTTCCATTTTTCTCCCTGAAAATAAAGTTGTTGTATCCATGAAAGGTCGCCGTCAGTTTCATGAATTTCATTCACGGAACCCGAGACCCTATCTTCACTTCCCCATTGTCGTTCTTGTGAATACGGAGACGGCTTCGGCTGCAGAGATTCTTTCTGGAGCACTTCAGGATTACAAGAGAGCGACGATTATGGGAACCCAGACATTCGGGAAAGGGTCCGTACAAACGATCCTCCCGCTCTTTGATGGGTCCGCATTAAGGTTGACCACGGCACGGTACTTTACACCGAGCGGCCGTTCCATTCAGGACTACGGGATTTCTCCGGATGTTATTGTCAAGCAAATTATTCCCCGGGGTGTAAAATCCATTAAGGTTCCCAGAGAAGTCAATCTGAAGCATCATTTTCTCAATCCTGACGGAGCTGAGTCGAAGGTTTCCATCCCTCTGGACCATATTCAGTTCCACTTGCCGATTGGAAGAATTCCTTTAAAAGAAGATAACCAGGTCCAGGCGGCATTGAAGATGCTGAACAAGGACCTGAGGAGTGGAAATCAGTCTGTCGGTTTTTCTCGTAAGACGTCTCCTTTGTCGGCAGGATAATTTCAGCACCTCCTCCTCATATATTTAGATTCTCTTTCGGAATTGGCAAAGCCTTGAAGCGTTGACTGCTTCAAAGGTTTTGCCAGTTTTTATTTCCCCATCCGAGTGCTGAAAAGCGTTTAAGGCTATATCCTGGAAATGAAGGGACTCTTGTCAAATATCCGACCGTTTGTTATAGTGGTATCACTCTATGAGGGTGAGTGCTAATGCACTCCAAAGAGAAGTATAATGTCGAAAAAGGGAGGTTTTTCACATGAAGTTCAAGCCATTGAAAGACCGCGTTTTTGTAAGCTACTCCGCGGAAGCAGAAAAAACCCAGGGGGGACTTTACATTCCTGATGCGGCCAAGGAAAAGCCGCAGAAAGGCAAGATCGAAAGCATCGGGGACGATGTAAAGTCGGTGAAGGTTGGGGATTCCATTTTGTTCGACAAGTATTCTGGTTCCAAGATCACAATGGATGGGACCGAATATCTGATTTTAAAAGAAGAAGATATTCTGGGTGTCTTTGTTGCCTGATTTCCCCATAAGCATGCCTTAATCATCTGGTTTACGGTTTTTCTATTTGGAGGTGTTGTTATCATGGCTAAGCAGATGAGCTACAGTGAAAGTGCCAGAGCTTCAATCCTGAAAGGTGTGACTGCCCTTGCAGATGCAGTAAAAGTGACCCTCGGCCCCAAAGGACGCAACGCTGTTATCGAGAAAAAATTTGGTGCTCCGACAATCACCAAAGACGGTGTCACGGTGGCCAAGGAGATCGAGCTGAAAGATCCTTATGAAAACATGGGTGCCCAGCTTGTCAAGGAAGTCGCTTCCAAGACGAGTGACATCGCCGGTGATGGAACAACGACTGCCACGGTACTGGCACACGCGATCTATCGTGAAGGCGTCAAGAATGTTTCCGCTGGTTCTAACTCCATGGAGTTGAAGCGGGGAATTGATCTTGCCGTTGCCTCCATCATCAACGAACTGAAAAAGATGAGCAAGCCTTGCCAGGATAAGAAGGAAATTGCCCAGATTGCAACCATTTCAGCCAATAATGATGCCGAAATTGGACGATTGATTGCAGATGCGATGGACAAAGTTGGCAAGGATGGGGTTATTACGGTCGAGGAAGCGAAAAGCATGACGACTTCCCTGGATGTTGTCGAAGGGATGCAGTTTGATCGTGGCTATATCTCTCCCTATTTCGTCACCGATCAGGAGAGGATGGAGGTTGTTCTCGACAATCCCTACATTCTGATTCACGAGAAGAAAGTCAGCAGCATGAAGGACCTTCTTCCGATTCTTGAGCAGACAGCAAAAATGGGCAAGCCCATTCTCATCATTGCGGAGGAAGTTGAAGGAGAAGCGCTGGCAACGCTCGTTGTCAACAAACTTCGGGGAACCCTGCAGGTTGCTGCGGTCAAGGCTCCCGGATTTGGCGATCGCCGCAAGGCAATGCTTGAAGATATCGCTATTCTGACGGGTGGTCAGATGATTGCTGAAGATCTTGGCCTGAAGCTTGAAAATCTTAAGCTCTCTGATCTCGGACGCGCAAAACGTGTCAGCATCGATAAAGACAATACGACGATTGTCGAAGGAGCTGGAGAACACGCCAAGATCCAGGCTCGTGTGAAACAAATCAAGGCTCAGATTGAGGAGTCGACTTCCGATTACGACCGGGAGAAGCTTCAGGAAAGACTCGCAAAGATCGTTGGCGGAGTCGCCGTGATCAACGTCGGTGCTGCAACCGAAACGGAGATGAAGGAAAAGAAAGCACGCGTCGAAGATGCCCTGCATGCGACGAAAGCGGCAGTGGAAGAAGGGATCGTTCCCGGAGGCGGCGTGACATTGCTCCGGAGTTCTGCTGTCCTTGATACACTGAAAGTCGAAGGTGACCAGAAGGTCGGAGTCAACATCATTCGGCGGGCGCTTGAGGAACCTTTGCGCCAGATCGCACAGAATGCGGGACTCGAAGGTTCGGTTGTGGTCCAGAAGGTCAAGGCAGAAAAAGGAACGATGGGTTTTGATGCTGCGACAGAGACCTATGTGGACATGATTCAGGCTGGTATCATCGACCCGACGAAAGTCACCCGGTCCGCTCTTCAGAATGCTGCTTCTGTGGCATCACTGATGCTGACCACCGAGGTGATGATCGCGGATATTCCGGAGAAGGAGCCGAAGGCCCCTGCAATGCCGGGCGGTGGAATGGGAGATATGTATTAATTCTCTTCTGGCCTACAAAAAAAGGGGGCATTTTGCCCCCTTTTTTATTGACAGGGCTGAAGATGCCACCTTAAGATTGAAATCCGATACAAAGAATTCAAGAATGTTTTCTGGCAACTGATCATAAAGGAGTTTATCTATGGCTGGAAATGTAGTGGAAGTAAATGCTCCGGAATGGGATAAATCTGTTTTGGGTGCCGGCGGTCTCGTAATGGTTGATTTCTGGGCCCCCTGGTGTGGTCCCTGCCGGACGGTTGCTCCAATTGTCGAGGAATTGTCGGAAGAGTATAAAGGCAAGGTTTCTTTCATGAAACTCAATACTGATGACAATCAGGAAATTGCAGTGAAATATCAGGTCATGGGCATTCCCACTCTGATGTTTTTTAAGGACGGCAAGATCGTTGATAAGATCGTTGGTGCTCAAAGCAAGAAAAATTTTAAAGACAAAATTGACTCTCTTCTCAAGTCCTGATATCTCTGTCCTCTGGGGGGCCGGAGTCTATCCTGTTACACCGGTCAATACCGGCCCTCTTTCTCTTTGAAAGCATTCAAAAAAAGAAATAGTTTTTCTGAGATGACCGGATTTTAAGGATCCATCGGAGGGGATGTGCTCCTTCACCTGAAAATAGCGAATCTGGCCACTTTCAGGGAAGTCGTTCTCGATCTTTCCCCAGGCCTGACTTGTGTGACGGGGGAGACTGGAAGCGGTAAATCGCTGTTTGTGGATGCCCTCTCTTTTCTTTCTGGCCAAAAAAATCGTCTCCTGTTTGTTCCTCCGGGGCAAAATGAGGGGGTCGTCGAGGCGATTTTTTCTCCATCGCAAACCGTGCCTGTCTTTCTGAAGGATGTCACTCTTCCCGGGGATGACTGGGTTCTAAGACGCACCCTTCTCTCGAACGGACGTACTCGACAGCAGGTGAACGGAACCAATATCACCCAGAGCCAGCTCCAGGAACTGGGAACCTATCTGATGGATCTTGTTGGGCAAGGGGAAGGTTTTCGCCTCCAGAATCCGCGGATTCATGCAGAATATCTTGATTCATATGGGGAAACGCTGTCTCTTCTTGATTCTTATAAACAACTTCGCGAAGACTACCTCGAGAAAAAGCGTCTCTTGTCCGAAAGTGAAAAACGGCAATCCGACATGGAACGCCAGCGGGAACGAATCCGGGAAATCAACATGGACAGGGAATCTCTTTCCCCCCGCCCGGAGGAATGGGAATCCCTCCAGACCTTGCTTTCCGTCCTTCTTCATACCCACGATCTAATGGAAGCAGCCAGTATGGTGTATGACCAACTCTACGGGTCGGAAGACAGTCTTCTGGGAAAGATCCGGAAAATGTCCCAGGATTTGGAGCGCCTGAAAGTGCATGATCCCAGGCTGGGGGAGGTTGCATTACCGTTGCGCGATGCCTACGCACTTTTAAAGGAGTCTGCGGAGGAAAGCCGTCAATATCTGGACGGATTGTCCTTCGACCCTGAGGAATTGGGAAAAACGGAATCCAGAATTCTTGAATTTCAACGTTTTTCCCGAAAGTACAATGTTCCTCCGGAGGAGTTGAGCGAATTTTTCGAGAAGAATGCCCTGGAGTTACTTGAAGGCGATCCTGAATACCTGCAAAACATGCAGAAGGCGGTCCATCACGCCGCGGACGCACTGCGCGATATCCAGCAAAAACTCTCGGAAAAACGGAAAATGGCATCCATCCGTCTCAGCAAAGAGGTGACCGATCGCCTGCCGAAACTTCGTCTGGAGAAAGCGATATTTTCGGTCAATTTGATTCTTTCGGGTGGGGAATTCCCCACCGAGGGTGCGGAAGAGGTCCGTTTTTACTTTACGGCTAATCCCGACTTGCCGCCAAAACCACTTGACCAGATTGCCTCCGGTGGTGAACTGTCAAGAATTTTACTCGTGCTGAAACAACTTTTGGCCGAGAAAGATTCTGTTGAAACATTGGTGTTCGACGAAGTTGATTCTGGTATCGGGGGTGAAGTCGGGGAGACGGTCGGGGATATCTTGTCCGAAATTTCCAGTACCAGGCAAGTCGTGGCTATTACCCATCTCCATCAGGTCGCACGGAAAGCGGGCTCTCATCTGGTTATTCAAAAAAGGGAGAAGGAGGGTGTAACAGAATCAACAGTCACGGTGGCCGAAGGAGAGAGCAGAGTTTCAGAGATTGCCCGTATGTTGGGTGGGAGCGATCTTGCCCCATCGACAATGACGCTTGCCCGGGAACTTCTCTTGTCGAGCAGCTCCGACCAGAACCATTCTTCATCAAATCGCAAGAATCCTTCCGTATAGATCAGACTGCAAGGGTGCAAGTCCTTCATCCGTTCGAAAATCTTTCCATTCCGATATCTCCCGGCATCTTTTAAGGATGTCCCTGAATGACTTTTAGAATTTCCTGCACATCTTTTCCGAAGCGTTCAATATCGGACTTCTGGAAAGCATCCTGCGCATCCTGGGCCAATTGATGCAACCGGACCCATCCAGACACGCTGAGAGGTTCATGGCGTGTTCCGGTCATTCGGGGCCCCGATTCTTCGGAGTTCCCCCCTTCGTCGGACCCTTCGAACAACGCTTCCAGTGCTTGGGAAAGAGTTTTTCTCATCACGACACGGTCTCCCACGGCCAGAATGACGCGACGAAGTTCTGGAAGAGCTCCAGGGCTTGTTGCCTCCAGATAAAGAGGTTCGACATAGAGCAGTGTATTGGCAATGGGAATGATCAGCAGCGTTCCGCGGACCACATGGGAGCCCATCTGGTTCCAGAGAGTCAGCTGTTTCGAAATCGGACCTCTCTGATCGATCCTGGCTTCGATCTGGTCCGGCCCATAAATCAGTCTTTCCTTTGCAAACGTATAGGCGACCATTTCCCCCAGATGGTCCCCGTCGGATCTCCCGACAAGCCAGGCGGAAAGATTCTGTCGGTGAGCCGGTGTATAGGGGAGCATCATGACATATTCTTCGGACTTCTCCCCGGGGAGCTTCATGATCGAATAATACGGAGACATGATCTGGTCGTTTCGGCGAGGCAAGGACCAAAGGTCTTCTTTGTTAAAAAATGTATGGGGGCTGGTCATATGATAGAGCTCGTTAATCCGCGCCATGATGGAGAAGATGGCCGGAGGAAATCGTAGGTGTGTTCGAATATCGTCTGGCATGTCTGACAAGGGATGATAGAGAGAGGGGGAAATTTTCCTGTATGTTTCCAGAATGGGATCGGAAGGATCGGTGACATAAAATGTCGGGAACCCGTTCTTGGGGTCGATGAGGATTTTGACCGGATTTCGGATGTAATTGAATTGCCGGGGCCAGGTGACAAGGGCCGGGTAGTGGCCTCTGTTAAAAGAGGAAAAGGGATTGATCAGGGCTTGCGGACCTGGGAGAGACGTGGCGTAAGGGAAGTGGCTTGAAGTGGTGTAGGCATCGATCATCCACAAGAGACGTCCCTTTTGGGTAATGATGGGAACCGGGTCCGGATCCAGCGTCAGATAGGGTGCCAGTTTATGCACGATATCAAAGATGTTTCGATGATAGAGGATACGACTGTCAGGGGTAATGGCATTGGAAAGAGAAATCTTGAGTGTCCCGAAGGCATAAGAGTACAGAAGTCTACGTCCGGCATTCTTCAGGCGAACTCCGCCTGTTCCTGCGTAGTGGTTATAAATATTGCGACTACCTTTCGGGTAATCAAATTCGCCGACTTGTGTGTTGACGACAGCATAGGGAGTTGACTGGTCACCGTAATAAATACGGGCATGCTCCAGTCGCATGTTCTCACGGGTCTGGGGAGGAATATTCTTTATCCAGAAGACCGGGAGACCTTCAGCGGTAACCCGGTTTACAGGGGTCATGATCAGCCCATGGCCATGCGTGTAGGCAAGATGGAGATTGATCCAGTTTGGAGAGGGCAGATTCCCGTAGGACAATTCCCTGGGGGCAACCAAAACCTGTCGGATGGATCCGTCGAGATTGTAGCGGTCTGGGGCCAGAAGGGGAAACTGATAATATGTCCGGATTTGCTGAAGTTGCCGCACGGTGGTCAGGAGCGGACGATGGTCCCAGAGACGAATGTTCCGGATGGTGGCACTGTTGGATTCGATATCGCTTCGTGTCAGTCCGTCCAGACGGGGAATATGTTTGATGGTGATCCGGTCAAGGCGGTAAGCCTTTCGGGTCCAGAAAATATTCTTTATGAGATACGGTTTTTCATAGTGAAACTGGTCGGGAAGTACAACAAAGCGTTCAACCAGGGTGGGGACGACGGAAAGGCCAAAAAATGCAAAGACCAAGGTGAATAGGCTGAGGGAGAAAGGTGCGTAGGGAGACCCACGGCGAACAAGGAGGAAAAAAGTCAGGGCGACAAGAAGCAGGAGTATTTCCAACAGCAGCATGGCTGGCATGGTGGCATGCATGATCGTATACCCGGGACCGGAGATCAGATCTCCATTTTCAAAAAGCAACCGGTAGCGCGACAGCTGAACACGCATTGCGAGTGCAATCGCAATGAGTCCGAACAGAGGAAAGACTCTGGCTCGGTAGCGTGGTGACAGAGAGAGAACATTTTTACTCAGGGTCCATGAGTTGTTCATTTTTCCAAGTGTCACAGAAAGGACCGCTGCAAAAAGGAGAGACGGAACGAGAAGTCCCAAAAGGTCTTC contains:
- a CDS encoding S41 family peptidase codes for the protein MKTGNVLLILAIGILVGGVGHAVFADGGTDRSLKVFSMVYALIQKDYVDPLSPKPVLTGAIKGMVASLDPHSEYMTPQEYHELEIDTKGKFGGVGIKITTNGKNILVQSPIPGSPADRAGIKAGDEIISVDGKSTSTLGLENAVHMMRGRAGTSVDLTIRRKGAFQKKDFVLVREVIRIHTVHERMLTSKIGYIHVQEFSEDTAKEMKEAIAGLLSKGMKGLVIDLRNNPGGLLNDAVDASSIFLPENKVVVSMKGRRQFHEFHSRNPRPYLHFPIVVLVNTETASAAEILSGALQDYKRATIMGTQTFGKGSVQTILPLFDGSALRLTTARYFTPSGRSIQDYGISPDVIVKQIIPRGVKSIKVPREVNLKHHFLNPDGAESKVSIPLDHIQFHLPIGRIPLKEDNQVQAALKMLNKDLRSGNQSVGFSRKTSPLSAG
- a CDS encoding KH domain-containing protein; amino-acid sequence: MRALIEMIARSLVDSPEQVVVNETDAERIVVIELKVAPADLGKVIGRGGKTASAMRVLLNAAGTRVGKRYVLEILE
- the rplS gene encoding 50S ribosomal protein L19, giving the protein MNVLDQVEQLYFKENPIDVKIGETVKVHLKIVEGEKERVQVFEGVVIALRGGGTRAMMTVRKISFGVGVERMFPLHSPQIVKVDRVRTGKVRRAKLYYLRTKKGKAARLQEVEGKRDA
- the trmD gene encoding tRNA (guanosine(37)-N1)-methyltransferase TrmD, with the protein product MDSCRTFVVITLFPEPVLGVLNSSILKKAQDKGLVRFIVLNLRDFGNGRYRSTDDYPYGGGGGMILRPEPVFRALQFAQTLLGVPPEGTQKQVPLPLRIVYPTPQGQVFHQKDAWAWSLDPRPILFLAGHYEGIDERILQGNPIEEWSAGDYVLTGGELPALSMIDAVVRLLPGVLSDPQAPQKETFSGEMFDYPQYTRPPVFEGMEVPEVLLSGDHARIVQFRREKAREKTLRVRPELLE
- a CDS encoding ribonuclease HII, with product MTFPQADLEREFYKKGFLRVAGVDEVGRGALAGPVVAAAVILPMPLEFFENIGIRDSKLLSPSKRVALSDRLRSLLFSWSVGESTVSEINALNIRRATLLAMKRAVEGLPEFPDILLVDGREIVPDLVCKQESFTGGDRRILSIAAASIIAKVYRDNMMSELDNAYAGYGLAENKGYGTAQHRDGLLLRGVSSIHRAVFCKTFLEPFRKKSIFQTEASLLSSNSDPLA
- a CDS encoding co-chaperone GroES, coding for MKFKPLKDRVFVSYSAEAEKTQGGLYIPDAAKEKPQKGKIESIGDDVKSVKVGDSILFDKYSGSKITMDGTEYLILKEEDILGVFVA
- the groL gene encoding chaperonin GroEL (60 kDa chaperone family; promotes refolding of misfolded polypeptides especially under stressful conditions; forms two stacked rings of heptamers to form a barrel-shaped 14mer; ends can be capped by GroES; misfolded proteins enter the barrel where they are refolded when GroES binds), with amino-acid sequence MAKQMSYSESARASILKGVTALADAVKVTLGPKGRNAVIEKKFGAPTITKDGVTVAKEIELKDPYENMGAQLVKEVASKTSDIAGDGTTTATVLAHAIYREGVKNVSAGSNSMELKRGIDLAVASIINELKKMSKPCQDKKEIAQIATISANNDAEIGRLIADAMDKVGKDGVITVEEAKSMTTSLDVVEGMQFDRGYISPYFVTDQERMEVVLDNPYILIHEKKVSSMKDLLPILEQTAKMGKPILIIAEEVEGEALATLVVNKLRGTLQVAAVKAPGFGDRRKAMLEDIAILTGGQMIAEDLGLKLENLKLSDLGRAKRVSIDKDNTTIVEGAGEHAKIQARVKQIKAQIEESTSDYDREKLQERLAKIVGGVAVINVGAATETEMKEKKARVEDALHATKAAVEEGIVPGGGVTLLRSSAVLDTLKVEGDQKVGVNIIRRALEEPLRQIAQNAGLEGSVVVQKVKAEKGTMGFDAATETYVDMIQAGIIDPTKVTRSALQNAASVASLMLTTEVMIADIPEKEPKAPAMPGGGMGDMY
- a CDS encoding murein hydrolase activator EnvC family protein — translated: MALLRSFTYLILISLGMIFFIPLSPHVSLYAEPAPNGKKKLSREIAEHKKEYEKLKKELIQNKKLEKKYLNKRDDLKFRMLELRMDQEKIHMQIEQNHMNEIRFSRRLSRLDRAIRSEKTSLRSHQVLEGVQEVLVLKNAVTAYLVRKDQTPESSIDMLGVWVSDTSLQQMQKKISRDKVLEASTSIKMDELYRKRDRILRMEDRRKREEKDEMKQMDRIQRQIAALKERASGLEKNNELILSKTQKLLKLIHHLRLVELRNRHRHLHHFSPVRLKIRGLLWPVNGKIIESFGRYHDGVDIAASSGSPVKSAETGRILFARHYSGYGKLVIVNHGHHVYSLYGHMKTIRVREGQIVRKGELLGTAGGGGTNGHSTIFFGLTHYGNPVNPLPYLGQKSH